ACACCGGGCCGTTGCCGGCCAAGAGGTTGCGCACGGTGCGCAGGACAATCAGGCCGTCATCCGACATCCAGCGGCGCGTCCAACCACCCCAGAATGCGAAAACGCCCGCGATCACCGTGGCTACGGCGAGTGAGGCGCGGGCGTGGCGTTGCATTGTGGGGAGTTTACTTTGTTGACGGCTGCGAGGAACTACCAGCCCATCGCCGGGGCGACGTAGACCGCCATGACGATGCAGAAGATCCAGGCGAGGGCGAGCAGCTGCAGGACGCGGTCCTCCAGCGCGATCTCGTCCGGAGCGCCGCCGCGGCCGCCGTCCACCTCAGCCGCGTAGCGCAGGATGGCGATGACAAACGGCACCATGGAGATCTGGTACCAGATGGCGGCGGCACCCGTGACCTCCGCGGAGAGTTCGAAGCCCCACAGTGCGTAGCAGAGCACCACGGCGGTGGCGGACAGCGTCCACACAAAACGCAGGTACGTGGGAGTGTAACCTTCCAGCGCCTTGCGGATCTTGGCTCCGGTTTCCTGCGCCAGAATGAGTTCCGCGTAGCGCTTGCCGGAGGCCATGAAGAGGGAACCGAACGCGGCGACCAGCAGGAACCACTGGGACAGGACGATGCCGGCTGCCACACCGCCGGCCATGGTGCGCAGCATGAAGCCGGAGGACACCAGCGCGATATCGATCACGGGGATGTGCTTCCAACCGAAGCAGTAGCCCAGCTGCAGCAAGATATAGATGCCAATGACCATTGCCAGTGCGGAGCCATCCGTCGCAAGGAACGACAACCCAATGGCCAGCGCGATCAGGATCGCGGCCATGGCGTAGGCCAGGTTGATCGGCAGCATGCCAGAGGCGATCGGGCGGTAACGCTTGGTGGGGTGCTGGCGGTCCGACTCCACATCGCGCGCATCATTGATCAGATAGATCGAGGAGGCGCCGAAGCAGAACACAATGAACGCGATTGCGATGTCCACCAGCGTGCGGCCGGTGAACGCGTCCAAGCCGGCCGCGAGCGGGGCGGCCAAAACCAGGACGTTCTTCACCCACTGCTTCGGGCGCAGGCCCTTGATCATCGCGTCCGGCAGGTTCTTCGGCGGGTTCTTCTTCCGCTGGTAGTCCACGCCTTCAGTGTGCGGCTCCGGCTTCAGAAACGGCTCATGCTCCGGGTGCCGGTCATGGTTTCGCGCCGCGTCTCCGATTTGTCCAGCGCCGGCTGCGTGTCCTGCGTGTACTGGCTCGCTCACCTAGATCCGCCTTTCCGCCTTGATGACACCTTGTGCCACGGCTGCGCCGAGCGCGGCACCGGCCAGGGTGTCAGTGGGGTAATGCACGCCGAGCACGTTACGCGAAAGCATCATCACCGGCACGAGAGCAAACGGCCACTTGGAGCCTGTGATGTCCGCCAAGTGCACCGCGGCGGCACCGGTGTTGGTGGCGTGCGAGGACGGGAAAGACAGCTTGGAGGGCGTTTTCACGCCAATGGTGATGCGCGCATCGTGCGGGCGGGGGCGGCGCACAATGCGCTTCAGCACCACGCTCACCGCGTGGGCCGTGAACGTGCCCACGCCAAGCGCAATCCACTTCCGGCGACGCTTTTCATCCACCGCGGCACCAGCCGCAGCCACGGCCATCCAGCCCAAGTCGTGCTCGCCGAAGTGGCTCAAACCCCGGGCAACCTTGGCCACGGCGGGCGAATACGCCACCTCCTGCAACTCAACCAGGAGGTCTGCTTCTTTACTGCTCATCGAAGATCTTCCCCCAGTTCTCGTGGCTGGTCAGCTCCGGCATCGCAGCGCGGTAGGTCTCGCGCAACTGCGGCCAGTGCTCCTTGATCTCGGCGTGGAGCTTCTTGGTTTGCTCCAAGAGATCGTCCGCAAGCGCCTTGTCCCGCTTGCGGAAGGCAACGCCGGTGCCGCCCGCGGTGGAGACCGTCGCGGAATCCACGCGCGCAAGGGTGAACCAGCGGGCCTCATCCGCCGTGAGGTTGAGCTGCGGCGCGTCCCAGTGCGCGCGGTCCTCCGCCTTGCGCTGGTGCAACAGCGCCTTCGCCGCCC
Above is a genomic segment from Corynebacterium sp. CNCTC7651 containing:
- a CDS encoding decaprenyl-phosphate phosphoribosyltransferase → MGDAARNHDRHPEHEPFLKPEPHTEGVDYQRKKNPPKNLPDAMIKGLRPKQWVKNVLVLAAPLAAGLDAFTGRTLVDIAIAFIVFCFGASSIYLINDARDVESDRQHPTKRYRPIASGMLPINLAYAMAAILIALAIGLSFLATDGSALAMVIGIYILLQLGYCFGWKHIPVIDIALVSSGFMLRTMAGGVAAGIVLSQWFLLVAAFGSLFMASGKRYAELILAQETGAKIRKALEGYTPTYLRFVWTLSATAVVLCYALWGFELSAEVTGAAAIWYQISMVPFVIAILRYAAEVDGGRGGAPDEIALEDRVLQLLALAWIFCIVMAVYVAPAMGW
- a CDS encoding phosphatase PAP2 family protein; this encodes MSSKEADLLVELQEVAYSPAVAKVARGLSHFGEHDLGWMAVAAAGAAVDEKRRRKWIALGVGTFTAHAVSVVLKRIVRRPRPHDARITIGVKTPSKLSFPSSHATNTGAAAVHLADITGSKWPFALVPVMMLSRNVLGVHYPTDTLAGAALGAAVAQGVIKAERRI